A DNA window from Centroberyx gerrardi isolate f3 chromosome 3, fCenGer3.hap1.cur.20231027, whole genome shotgun sequence contains the following coding sequences:
- the spink4 gene encoding serine peptidase inhibitor, Kazal type 4 — translation MTGKVVFLGLLLFFVAADAEGNSGLLRKPSCPDTEEIMACPLNLAPVCGSDGNTYANECTLCVQRQTTRTDILIIKEESC, via the exons ATGACTGGTAAAGTGGTTTTCCTGGGACTCCTGCTCTTCTTTGTGGCTGCag ATGCTGAGGGGAATTCTGGACTACTGAGGAAG CCATCTTGTCCCGACACGGAGGAGATCATGGCGTGTCCTCTGAACCTGGCCCCCGTGTGCGGCAGCGACGGGAACACCTACGCCAACGAGTGCACCCTGTGTGTCCAGAGACA aacaaCCAGGACGGACATTTTGATCATCAAGGAGGAGAGCTGCTGA